The following proteins are co-located in the Hydrogenobacter hydrogenophilus genome:
- the rpsO gene encoding 30S ribosomal protein S15, which yields MALPKEKKQEIIKSFQRHEKDTGSPEVQIAVLTERINRLTEHLKKNKKDVHSRRGLIAMIHARRRHLEYLKATDYKRYLEIVQKLGLKVR from the coding sequence ATGGCATTGCCAAAAGAGAAGAAGCAAGAGATCATAAAGAGTTTTCAGAGACACGAAAAAGACACAGGTTCTCCAGAAGTGCAGATAGCGGTACTTACCGAGAGAATAAACAGACTCACAGAACATCTGAAGAAAAACAAAAAAGATGTCCATTCAAGGAGAGGACTTATTGCCATGATACACGCAAGGAGGAGACACTTAGAGTACCTTAAAGCTACTGACTACAAAAGGTATTTGGAGATTGTCCAAAAGCTTGGTCTAAAGGTGAGATGA
- the panC gene encoding pantoate--beta-alanine ligase: MPTLFRKVKDVKNFIRDIKNSAGNAHSIGLVPTMGYLHEGHMELIKKSKLQNEITVVSIYVNPLQFGPEEDYQRYPRDLERDLAMCEEAGVDVVFAPTDEEMYPEKPKVRIEVEGISDVLEGAFRPGHFSGVALVVLKLLNIVHPDRAYFGEKDFQQLKLIQRLVKDLSYPVEIVPVATVRDKDGLALSSRNTYLKENERESALSIYRSFLIAQKLFKAGNTNANDLKQAIREYISKHPHVKKIDYVEIVDEDFNIKEGEVSQGDRILVAVWIGNTRLIDNWRLSYEEV; encoded by the coding sequence ATGCCTACACTATTCAGAAAAGTCAAGGATGTAAAAAATTTTATAAGAGATATAAAAAATTCTGCGGGAAATGCCCATAGTATAGGACTTGTTCCTACTATGGGATATTTGCACGAAGGACACATGGAACTTATAAAGAAGTCCAAGCTACAAAATGAAATTACTGTTGTTAGTATCTATGTAAACCCACTTCAGTTTGGTCCCGAGGAGGATTACCAACGCTATCCGAGAGACTTAGAAAGGGACTTAGCCATGTGTGAAGAAGCAGGAGTGGATGTAGTGTTTGCCCCCACTGACGAAGAGATGTATCCAGAAAAACCAAAAGTAAGAATAGAGGTTGAAGGAATAAGCGATGTACTTGAAGGTGCCTTTCGTCCTGGGCATTTTAGCGGTGTTGCTTTGGTTGTGCTTAAACTTCTTAACATAGTACATCCCGACAGGGCTTATTTTGGAGAGAAGGACTTTCAGCAGCTGAAACTTATCCAGAGATTGGTCAAAGACTTATCTTATCCAGTAGAGATCGTGCCTGTGGCTACAGTGAGAGACAAAGATGGACTCGCTCTAAGTTCAAGGAACACTTATCTGAAAGAGAACGAAAGGGAATCTGCTCTTTCCATATATAGGTCTTTTCTTATAGCACAAAAACTCTTTAAAGCAGGAAACACCAACGCCAACGATCTAAAACAGGCAATAAGGGAGTACATAAGTAAGCATCCTCATGTGAAGAAAATAGACTATGTGGAAATAGTAGATGAGGATTTCAATATAAAGGAAGGTGAGGTTTCTCAGGGAGATAGAATACTGGTAGCGGTATGGATAGGGAATACGAGATTAATAGATAACTGGAGGCTCAGTTATGAAGAAGTATGA
- the rfaE2 gene encoding D-glycero-beta-D-manno-heptose 1-phosphate adenylyltransferase: MILSLEELLEVIENEKKKGKKIVFTNGCFDILHAGHAYYLRRAKELGDVLVVGINSDQSVKRIKGEKRPIIPESMRAYLLDSLKPVDYVVIFHEDTPEKIIKLIKPHILVKGSDWKTEEIVGADTVLSYGGRVERIEFFFNVSTSKIIDRILSSYRECSR, encoded by the coding sequence ATGATACTAAGTTTGGAAGAGCTTTTAGAGGTAATTGAAAACGAGAAAAAGAAGGGAAAGAAGATAGTTTTCACTAACGGCTGTTTTGACATTTTGCATGCGGGACACGCCTACTACCTAAGAAGAGCCAAAGAGTTGGGAGATGTGTTGGTGGTAGGCATAAATTCCGACCAATCTGTTAAGAGGATAAAAGGAGAGAAAAGACCCATTATCCCAGAAAGTATGAGGGCATATCTTTTGGACAGTTTAAAACCAGTTGACTATGTAGTAATCTTTCATGAAGATACACCCGAGAAGATCATAAAACTTATAAAACCCCACATTTTAGTGAAGGGCTCTGATTGGAAAACAGAAGAAATAGTAGGAGCGGATACGGTGTTGTCTTACGGAGGAAGGGTGGAGAGAATAGAGTTTTTCTTCAACGTATCCACAAGTAAGATAATAGACAGGATACTATCCTCCTACAGAGAATGTTCCAGATGA
- a CDS encoding polyribonucleotide nucleotidyltransferase: MMHRVIAKLEEDKDPLIIETGHYAKLSDGAVVVRQGGTAVLVTAVVSEEPQQNIDFMPLSVDYREQASAWGKIPGGFVKREGKPTEREILVSRVIDRPIRPLFPEGFFHDVVITALTLSADDKYDPDALAITGASAALHISRIPFDGPIAGLRICRVDGKFVANPTYEERQKADMEILLAVSKDSIVMVEGGAKEVDEETFANALYFGLDIGQSLISAQEELRSKAGVEKMTFEGIEIPQDIKKLLEEYCTKLLLETFEIQDKRQRKERTSAILKEFIELHQIPEELHFKLSYHYKKLISRLMRQMVLKEGRRIDGRKPDEIRPISIEIRPFERPHGSAIFTRGQTQAFATVTLGSPQEAQLVESIYEGEVFKRFMLHYNFPPFSTGEARPWGPPRRREIGHGALAERAIEPLIPSEEDFPYIIRVVSNILESNGSTSMATVCAASLALFDAGVPIKKHVAGIAMGLIMEGDSYVILSDILGDEDQLGDMDFKVAGTKDGITSVQMDIKIKGLKKEIMKEALMQAKAGRLYILEKMYQAIPEPRKELPPNAPRIEIITVPEEKTMLIIGPGGKTVKEIKEKTGTTVWVLEGGKVSLTAPSKSAIDSAKEMIENLIKDVEVGKVYEGKITRVEPYGVFVELMPGKIGLLHVSKMEGYVKDVRTAFSVGDTIKVKVLEVDEQGRAKLTNIGLDESRRSSVAERGTRNA, translated from the coding sequence ATGATGCACAGAGTTATCGCTAAGCTGGAGGAAGACAAAGACCCACTGATTATAGAAACAGGCCATTATGCCAAGTTATCAGACGGAGCGGTGGTTGTAAGGCAAGGGGGAACTGCTGTATTAGTTACTGCAGTAGTTTCCGAAGAACCACAGCAAAACATAGACTTTATGCCTCTTTCTGTTGATTACAGAGAACAAGCTTCTGCATGGGGCAAAATTCCCGGAGGTTTTGTAAAACGCGAGGGCAAACCTACAGAAAGGGAAATTCTCGTCTCAAGGGTAATAGACAGGCCTATAAGACCTCTTTTTCCCGAAGGGTTTTTTCACGATGTTGTAATAACCGCTCTTACTCTGTCTGCAGATGACAAGTATGATCCTGATGCACTTGCAATAACAGGTGCATCCGCTGCTCTTCACATATCAAGAATACCCTTTGATGGTCCTATAGCTGGGCTCAGAATCTGTAGGGTAGATGGGAAGTTCGTCGCAAACCCCACCTACGAAGAGAGACAAAAGGCGGATATGGAAATTCTTTTAGCGGTAAGCAAAGACAGTATAGTTATGGTAGAAGGTGGTGCAAAGGAAGTAGATGAGGAAACCTTCGCTAATGCTCTCTACTTTGGTCTTGATATAGGTCAGTCCCTTATATCAGCTCAGGAAGAGCTAAGGAGCAAAGCGGGTGTAGAAAAGATGACTTTTGAGGGGATTGAGATACCTCAAGACATAAAGAAACTTTTGGAAGAATACTGCACTAAGCTCTTACTTGAAACCTTTGAAATACAAGACAAAAGGCAGAGAAAAGAAAGAACCTCCGCCATACTGAAAGAGTTCATAGAACTGCACCAGATACCTGAGGAACTTCACTTCAAGCTCTCATACCACTACAAGAAGCTTATTAGCAGGCTTATGAGACAGATGGTTCTAAAGGAAGGTAGAAGAATAGACGGCAGAAAGCCTGACGAGATAAGACCTATTAGCATAGAAATAAGACCTTTTGAAAGGCCTCACGGAAGTGCCATATTTACAAGGGGTCAAACGCAAGCCTTTGCAACGGTTACGCTTGGTTCTCCACAAGAAGCTCAGCTTGTAGAGAGTATTTACGAAGGAGAAGTTTTCAAGAGGTTTATGCTTCACTACAACTTTCCTCCCTTCTCTACGGGAGAGGCAAGACCGTGGGGTCCCCCAAGGAGGAGGGAAATAGGACACGGAGCTTTGGCGGAAAGGGCTATAGAACCCCTAATACCTTCAGAGGAAGACTTCCCCTACATCATAAGGGTAGTATCCAACATACTTGAGTCAAACGGTTCCACATCTATGGCTACTGTGTGTGCAGCTTCTTTAGCCCTTTTTGATGCGGGCGTACCCATAAAAAAGCATGTGGCAGGCATAGCCATGGGTCTTATAATGGAAGGTGATAGCTATGTGATCCTTTCGGACATATTGGGGGATGAAGACCAGCTTGGAGACATGGACTTTAAGGTAGCTGGCACAAAGGACGGTATCACCAGCGTACAGATGGACATAAAGATAAAGGGACTCAAAAAGGAGATAATGAAAGAAGCTCTTATGCAAGCAAAAGCGGGAAGACTTTACATCTTAGAAAAGATGTATCAAGCTATACCAGAGCCAAGAAAAGAGCTACCACCCAACGCACCCAGGATAGAGATCATAACAGTACCTGAAGAGAAAACCATGCTCATCATAGGTCCTGGTGGTAAAACTGTCAAGGAAATAAAAGAAAAAACAGGTACCACCGTATGGGTGCTTGAGGGTGGAAAGGTTTCACTCACTGCACCATCCAAGTCTGCCATAGATTCCGCAAAGGAGATGATAGAAAACCTCATAAAGGATGTAGAGGTAGGAAAGGTTTACGAAGGAAAGATAACCAGGGTGGAACCTTACGGTGTTTTTGTGGAGCTAATGCCGGGTAAGATAGGGCTTTTGCATGTTAGCAAGATGGAAGGCTATGTAAAAGACGTAAGAACAGCTTTCAGTGTAGGGGATACTATAAAGGTAAAGGTGCTGGAAGTGGATGAGCAAGGAAGGGCAAAGCTAACCAATATAGGTTTAGATGAAAGCCGGCGTAGCTCAGTGGCAGAGCGAGGCACTCGTAATGCCTAG
- the dut gene encoding dUTP diphosphatase, with translation MKVRIKRLPHAKDLPLPYYATEYASGFDLMAAVEEPVIIKPMERKAIPTGIAIELPEGFEAQIRPRSGLALKYGITLLNSPGTVDADYRGEIKVVLINLGQEEFVVRRGDRIAQMVICPVVRVLLEEVQELTPTERGPNGFGSTGV, from the coding sequence ATGAAGGTGAGGATAAAGAGATTACCACACGCAAAGGACCTTCCTCTACCTTACTACGCAACAGAGTACGCCTCGGGGTTTGACCTTATGGCTGCTGTTGAAGAGCCAGTCATCATAAAACCCATGGAAAGGAAAGCCATACCTACGGGTATAGCCATAGAACTACCAGAAGGTTTTGAAGCTCAAATAAGACCAAGGAGTGGTTTAGCTCTGAAATACGGCATTACCCTTCTTAACTCTCCGGGTACAGTGGATGCGGACTACAGGGGAGAGATAAAGGTAGTGCTTATAAACTTAGGCCAGGAAGAATTTGTCGTAAGGCGAGGAGACAGGATAGCTCAGATGGTGATATGTCCAGTGGTCAGGGTCCTGCTGGAAGAGGTGCAGGAACTGACACCCACGGAAAGGGGTCCTAACGGTTTTGGCTCAACGGGTGTGTGA
- the hisA gene encoding 1-(5-phosphoribosyl)-5-[(5-phosphoribosylamino)methylideneamino]imidazole-4-carboxamide isomerase: MDLKAFIIPAIDIKDGKLVRLFKGDFEKSKEYGLSPEDAGRLFEEAGFKKLHLVDLDGTLEGVPQNLRTIRKLRKVFSGIIQVGGGIRNTDTCRLLDEEGIDLFVVGTVAVREPEVFEKMVSTFPGRVILSVDAKGGKVAIGGWKDNTPLSPEELAKRYENTSLWGYLYTNIDKDGSLEGVDPGIYISFKRFAKKPLLASGGVSSLEDVKKLLGVADGVVIGKALYEGKIDLTTL, from the coding sequence GTGGATCTGAAAGCTTTTATTATCCCTGCTATAGACATAAAAGATGGTAAATTGGTAAGGCTTTTCAAGGGAGACTTTGAGAAGTCAAAGGAATACGGACTTTCACCTGAAGATGCAGGAAGGCTCTTTGAAGAAGCGGGTTTTAAAAAACTGCACTTGGTGGACTTAGACGGAACCCTTGAGGGAGTTCCCCAAAATCTTCGGACTATAAGAAAGTTAAGGAAGGTATTTTCCGGAATTATACAGGTAGGCGGAGGCATAAGAAACACAGACACTTGTAGATTGCTTGATGAAGAAGGTATAGACCTCTTTGTTGTGGGGACTGTTGCAGTAAGAGAGCCAGAAGTTTTTGAGAAGATGGTAAGCACCTTTCCCGGCAGAGTGATTCTGTCTGTAGATGCAAAGGGTGGTAAAGTTGCCATAGGTGGATGGAAAGATAATACACCGCTGAGCCCTGAAGAACTTGCTAAGCGCTACGAAAACACATCTCTGTGGGGATATCTCTACACTAACATAGACAAAGATGGAAGCCTTGAAGGTGTAGACCCAGGAATATACATAAGTTTCAAAAGGTTTGCGAAAAAACCCCTTTTGGCATCTGGTGGCGTTTCATCCTTAGAAGATGTAAAGAAGCTCTTGGGTGTTGCAGACGGCGTCGTTATAGGAAAGGCTCTTTATGAGGGCAAAATAGACCTTACGACTCTTTAG
- a CDS encoding isoamylase early set domain-containing protein produces the protein MIKKTYLEKQGVCVVTFNVKFEKASKVEIVGEWNNWTPETMKSKRDGSFWITKRLKKGREYRFKYLIDGHIWENDPQADRYVPNPYGSTDSVVIC, from the coding sequence ATGATCAAGAAAACTTACTTGGAAAAACAGGGGGTTTGTGTAGTGACCTTCAATGTCAAGTTTGAGAAAGCGAGCAAGGTGGAGATTGTAGGAGAGTGGAACAACTGGACTCCAGAAACCATGAAAAGTAAAAGAGATGGCAGTTTTTGGATAACTAAGAGACTAAAAAAAGGCAGAGAGTATAGGTTTAAGTATCTTATAGACGGTCATATATGGGAAAATGATCCGCAAGCGGACCGCTATGTACCAAACCCCTATGGCTCCACTGACAGTGTGGTTATATGCTGA
- a CDS encoding prepilin-type N-terminal cleavage/methylation domain-containing protein, which produces MRKGFTLVELLIGIAILLIISGGVFYAFRDIFQKGTSQALVAKQEQDVQFIVSNLVMELSTVGFGIDRSRLVVLNNGTNLSDVRNSNAVVAINGSEIDFLSLATRQDTSIGCWGITDQNKNITTQARDYLFRPCSSANWGLPTDTSKVICLEPISKRDITSDCASALVFYVDVYNYPADFVTRYYLNTSSNASKLCANGTLTLFKGVGSDSPQPLVDCVGAFRVRYITSQGYLDYVPNSDINNLYGIRLCIMMQVGSRQSTQANINNFGANCGGPVPIPSADWRYYRWSTVEVDIPLKNIRYIR; this is translated from the coding sequence ATGAGGAAAGGATTTACCCTTGTGGAGCTTTTAATAGGCATTGCCATACTCCTTATTATCTCAGGGGGAGTTTTTTATGCCTTCAGGGACATATTCCAAAAGGGCACATCTCAGGCATTAGTAGCAAAGCAAGAGCAAGATGTGCAGTTCATAGTCTCTAACTTGGTGATGGAGCTCTCAACGGTGGGTTTTGGTATAGATAGAAGCAGGCTCGTAGTTTTAAATAACGGCACAAATCTCTCTGATGTCCGAAACTCCAACGCAGTCGTAGCAATAAACGGTAGTGAAATAGACTTTCTTAGCCTTGCCACAAGACAGGACACTTCCATAGGATGTTGGGGAATAACAGACCAAAACAAAAACATCACCACACAGGCAAGAGATTATCTTTTTAGACCTTGCTCAAGCGCAAACTGGGGGCTACCCACAGACACCTCAAAAGTTATCTGTCTTGAACCCATATCAAAAAGAGACATAACCTCAGACTGTGCCAGTGCTCTGGTATTTTATGTAGATGTGTATAACTATCCTGCAGACTTTGTCACGCGGTATTACCTTAACACAAGCTCCAACGCGTCCAAGCTATGCGCTAACGGAACACTTACCCTTTTTAAGGGGGTTGGTTCGGACTCGCCTCAACCCCTCGTGGATTGCGTAGGAGCTTTTAGGGTAAGGTACATAACAAGCCAAGGTTATTTGGACTACGTACCTAATTCTGACATAAATAACCTTTATGGTATAAGACTCTGCATAATGATGCAGGTGGGTTCAAGACAAAGCACTCAGGCAAACATAAACAACTTTGGCGCAAATTGTGGAGGACCCGTACCCATTCCATCAGCAGATTGGAGGTATTACAGATGGTCAACGGTAGAGGTGGACATACCATTGAAAAACATAAGGTACATAAGGTAA
- a CDS encoding diacylglycerol/polyprenol kinase family protein produces the protein MLNLEIRRKIFHLLAISLWLIPLKFFPTWLVILSFLMVIILNLLLVNRIGIKFFSTLYRIVFYFEREKNLQKPGIQALWANLGIALSFLLFGRECAIIGVLLLAVGDAFSSLIGTKMGRIMLWGKTLEGSLAFFFSTLLVLYFLLGVERALVVSLVGATVELLPLRLDDNFTLPIAGSFVCFVLK, from the coding sequence ATGCTGAACCTTGAAATTAGGAGGAAAATTTTTCACCTTTTAGCCATAAGCTTGTGGCTTATACCCTTGAAGTTCTTCCCTACATGGCTTGTTATTCTTAGCTTCTTGATGGTCATCATCCTAAACCTGCTTTTGGTCAACAGAATAGGAATAAAGTTTTTTTCCACGCTTTATCGCATCGTGTTTTACTTTGAAAGAGAAAAGAACCTACAAAAGCCGGGTATTCAGGCTCTGTGGGCTAACTTGGGCATTGCTCTTAGCTTTTTACTATTTGGAAGAGAGTGTGCTATTATAGGTGTGCTACTTCTTGCGGTGGGTGATGCCTTTTCCAGTCTTATAGGTACTAAAATGGGAAGGATAATGCTCTGGGGAAAAACCTTAGAAGGTTCTTTAGCTTTTTTCTTTTCTACTCTCTTAGTGCTTTACTTTCTTCTTGGGGTTGAAAGGGCTCTGGTAGTTTCTTTAGTAGGTGCTACAGTAGAGCTCCTTCCTTTGAGGTTAGATGACAACTTTACACTACCTATTGCAGGAAGTTTTGTGTGCTTTGTATTAAAGTAG
- the ribH gene encoding 6,7-dimethyl-8-ribityllumazine synthase: protein MKKYEGMLSAEGIRFGIVASRFNHLLVDRLIESAVDCIVRHGGSQDNIHIARVPGSWEIPLIAKEMALKQDIDAVIALGVLIRGQTPHFDYIASEVSKGLALISLEVRKPVSFGIITADSLEQAIERAGTKHGNKGWEAALSAIEMANLLKSLR, encoded by the coding sequence ATGAAGAAGTATGAAGGTATGCTCAGCGCAGAAGGCATAAGGTTTGGTATAGTTGCCAGTAGGTTTAATCACCTTTTGGTAGACAGACTTATTGAGTCCGCTGTAGATTGCATCGTCAGACACGGAGGTTCACAGGATAATATACATATTGCAAGAGTGCCAGGGTCTTGGGAAATACCTCTTATTGCCAAAGAGATGGCTCTAAAACAAGACATAGATGCAGTCATAGCTCTGGGTGTTCTTATAAGGGGGCAGACACCGCACTTTGATTACATAGCCAGCGAGGTTTCCAAAGGTCTGGCTCTTATTAGCCTTGAGGTGAGGAAACCTGTATCTTTTGGGATCATTACCGCAGATTCGTTGGAGCAAGCTATAGAGAGAGCAGGAACGAAGCACGGAAACAAAGGTTGGGAGGCAGCACTCTCTGCCATAGAGATGGCAAACCTTTTGAAAAGTCTTAGATGA
- a CDS encoding dephospho-CoA kinase — MKNWREYEQKLKELKDYFENSYSTNPDIEVNVILPGEPNFHHEKEIPYVLIRYYINDEHFHERKIELFEYYLDKDIKEVASMITAMIEEFTTEIEQSEYGGG, encoded by the coding sequence ATGAAAAACTGGCGAGAATATGAGCAAAAACTTAAGGAACTTAAAGACTACTTTGAAAACAGCTACAGCACTAATCCTGACATTGAGGTGAACGTGATCCTGCCAGGTGAGCCCAACTTCCATCACGAAAAAGAGATACCTTATGTGCTTATAAGATACTACATAAATGATGAGCACTTTCACGAAAGAAAGATAGAACTTTTTGAGTATTACTTAGATAAAGACATAAAAGAAGTGGCAAGCATGATAACTGCCATGATAGAAGAGTTTACTACAGAGATAGAGCAGTCAGAATACGGTGGTGGTTGA
- a CDS encoding cupin domain-containing protein: MLQDAKRKLKELGYKNIYLWEDPPGTYYGWHTHQEDEVRLVLEGSIIIGTEKGVYHLKAGDMLEVPAGTRHWAKTEEGVKYLCGSRK; encoded by the coding sequence ATGCTACAAGATGCAAAAAGGAAACTCAAAGAATTGGGCTACAAGAACATATACCTGTGGGAAGATCCCCCAGGGACCTACTATGGTTGGCACACACATCAGGAGGATGAGGTAAGGCTTGTCCTTGAAGGCTCCATAATCATAGGCACAGAAAAGGGAGTCTATCACCTAAAAGCTGGTGATATGTTAGAAGTTCCAGCAGGGACGCGCCACTGGGCAAAAACAGAGGAGGGTGTAAAATACCTCTGTGGAAGTAGAAAATAA
- the nusB gene encoding transcription antitermination factor NusB translates to MIYKQKARRDAFLILYQWDIKGDNLEQLMEEYIQSNNIKHPEHRRYIRKLVRTYIQKAKEIDSVISQFSEEWDIDRLGYIERNILRVAIAEILFIGTKKLNLTIYDYVKLTLKYAGKEPAKFVNGILGKVAKLSKES, encoded by the coding sequence ATGATATACAAACAGAAAGCAAGGAGAGACGCTTTTCTAATACTGTATCAGTGGGATATAAAGGGGGATAACTTAGAACAGCTTATGGAAGAATACATACAATCTAACAACATAAAACATCCAGAACACAGGAGGTATATAAGGAAATTGGTAAGGACTTACATACAAAAAGCGAAGGAAATAGATAGCGTAATATCTCAGTTCAGCGAAGAATGGGATATAGACAGGCTGGGATACATAGAGAGAAACATACTTCGCGTAGCTATTGCAGAGATCCTTTTTATAGGTACAAAAAAACTTAACCTAACCATTTATGACTATGTAAAGCTTACACTAAAGTATGCAGGTAAAGAGCCTGCAAAGTTTGTAAACGGCATCCTAGGTAAGGTGGCAAAACTTTCTAAAGAGTCGTAA
- a CDS encoding lipoyl protein ligase domain-containing protein, protein MWRVVYTGQRPHYENIALDRVMLDLKAEGKIPNTIRFLQFKPECVLVGFHQSVEEEVRTEYTQREGIQVGRRITGGGAIYFDELQIGWEVIADRRDIKGGSFEEITAKICNGVARGLRKLGINASFRPRNDIEVEGRKISGTGGVFEGSAFLYQGTLLVDMNVERMLKSLQIPVEKLTSKGIKSAEDRIEWVKRLLGYIPPKEEVFSAILQGLAEELGITYSWGDLTDEELKLMEEKRDYFASEEWIYHVKSSAKDSDVLFGIHRCPGGTFRVSVKLDTKTKVLEQVIINGDFFVKPQRLIYDLEAYLKHTPLQDVEKRIREFFEGRDWEALNLTVDDFINAVMFPIRKAEGLDLGLEKKRLNNIIASIGGGLKENLQKAKVMLLPYCAKPRWCDYRHLDDCGECGGCSVGDAYRLAYQKGMIPITITSFELLRDTLLWCAQNGYTYIGHCCYEFYEKRYEIFSKASEQGANGVLFDIVGTTCYSLGVEEEEKAYHGEFTVELDLIKEDMYRVMSLKPDVDTQTQKVKRRNFDFSPNFVDFKPSYYKKPKAVPTPEEDMTRTSMQKEVFKGEATIGDQSVSFRSAVELLVKWIKSAENPTVVIGPLLFWDWQEEELLQKGRVLREIIEKVGRFNVKVLPDYRPKLKKYDPSVEMDPPNPHHAILHGKHDLTILVGVHCYRTDFVIRLLKKHTDTKVVALCGLYGHPSADLSTSFTDAQKLEEILKLL, encoded by the coding sequence ATGTGGAGAGTTGTATATACAGGACAAAGGCCCCACTACGAAAATATAGCCCTTGACAGGGTTATGCTTGATCTAAAGGCTGAGGGGAAAATACCTAACACTATAAGGTTTTTGCAATTCAAACCCGAGTGCGTCCTTGTAGGTTTCCATCAGTCAGTAGAGGAGGAGGTAAGGACAGAGTATACCCAAAGAGAGGGTATACAGGTTGGAAGGAGAATAACAGGAGGAGGAGCCATATACTTTGATGAGCTTCAGATAGGTTGGGAAGTTATAGCGGACAGAAGGGACATAAAAGGGGGTAGCTTTGAGGAGATCACAGCAAAAATATGCAATGGTGTGGCAAGGGGACTCAGAAAGCTGGGAATAAACGCAAGCTTCAGACCCAGGAACGACATAGAAGTAGAAGGTAGAAAGATATCAGGAACGGGTGGTGTTTTTGAAGGAAGTGCCTTCCTTTATCAGGGGACACTGCTTGTGGACATGAATGTAGAGAGAATGCTTAAATCTCTTCAAATACCTGTTGAAAAGCTAACATCCAAAGGCATAAAATCAGCAGAGGACAGGATAGAGTGGGTCAAGCGCCTTTTGGGATACATTCCCCCAAAGGAGGAAGTCTTTTCTGCTATACTGCAAGGTCTTGCTGAGGAGCTGGGAATCACTTACAGCTGGGGGGATCTTACAGATGAGGAGCTAAAGCTCATGGAGGAAAAAAGGGATTACTTTGCCAGCGAAGAGTGGATATACCATGTGAAGTCCTCTGCAAAGGACAGTGATGTGCTCTTTGGTATACACAGATGTCCGGGTGGTACTTTTAGGGTATCCGTAAAGTTAGATACAAAGACTAAGGTATTAGAGCAAGTCATCATAAACGGAGACTTTTTCGTAAAACCTCAGAGACTCATCTACGACCTTGAAGCTTATCTGAAACACACGCCACTGCAAGATGTGGAGAAAAGGATAAGAGAGTTTTTTGAAGGAAGGGATTGGGAAGCTTTGAACCTAACTGTGGATGATTTTATAAATGCTGTAATGTTTCCCATTAGGAAAGCAGAAGGCTTGGATTTAGGTCTTGAAAAAAAAAGGCTCAATAACATAATAGCCAGTATAGGTGGTGGGCTAAAAGAAAATCTGCAAAAAGCTAAGGTCATGCTCCTTCCTTACTGTGCTAAGCCCAGATGGTGCGATTATAGACACCTTGATGATTGTGGAGAGTGTGGGGGATGCAGTGTAGGAGATGCTTACAGGTTAGCTTATCAGAAGGGTATGATACCCATAACTATAACATCCTTTGAGCTTCTAAGAGACACTCTTTTGTGGTGTGCACAAAACGGCTACACATACATAGGCCATTGCTGTTATGAGTTTTACGAAAAGAGGTACGAGATATTTTCCAAGGCTTCTGAGCAAGGTGCTAATGGTGTTCTCTTTGACATAGTAGGTACTACTTGCTACAGCTTGGGTGTAGAAGAAGAAGAAAAGGCTTATCACGGAGAATTTACCGTTGAACTGGATTTGATAAAGGAAGATATGTACAGGGTAATGTCCCTAAAGCCAGATGTGGATACTCAGACCCAAAAGGTAAAAAGAAGAAACTTTGACTTTTCTCCAAACTTTGTGGATTTCAAGCCTTCTTATTACAAGAAACCTAAGGCGGTGCCTACACCTGAAGAGGACATGACAAGAACCTCCATGCAAAAGGAAGTATTCAAAGGTGAAGCCACCATCGGTGATCAGTCTGTGTCTTTTAGGTCTGCGGTGGAATTGCTCGTCAAGTGGATAAAGTCTGCAGAAAACCCCACTGTGGTGATAGGTCCTCTGCTCTTTTGGGATTGGCAGGAAGAAGAACTACTACAGAAAGGCAGAGTGCTAAGAGAGATCATAGAGAAGGTGGGAAGGTTTAATGTGAAAGTGCTCCCAGATTACAGACCCAAGCTTAAAAAGTACGACCCTTCAGTAGAAATGGATCCGCCTAATCCTCATCACGCAATACTTCACGGAAAGCACGACCTTACCATATTGGTAGGAGTTCATTGCTACAGAACTGACTTTGTAATAAGGCTCCTAAAAAAGCACACTGATACAAAGGTAGTTGCCCTATGCGGTCTTTATGGACATCCATCCGCGGACCTCTCCACAAGCTTTACAGATGCACAAAAGCTTGAAGAGATCCTCAAGCTACTTTAA